In Posidoniimonas polymericola, the genomic window TGACTGGAGCCTCCCCGAGAGTTGCGGCAGCCAGCTCAAGAGCGGCCACACAGAACTTCGCCTGGACGGGCGGTGGGGAGTCCGGTCCCGCAGGCTGCCGCACTACTGCGGACAGCCGCTGCCTGGGGTCCAAGCTTAGTTGGACCGAAACGGAACTCAAGCACTATTTTGCGGATTCACGCGTGCGGACGAGATTTACCCCGTCGGAGCGGGCCGCGTGCCAGGAATTAGTACTGGAAGTGCTTGATTTCTTCGCCCTGCTCCTCGATCTGATGCAGGGACTCGATGCCGACGTCCAGGTGCACGTCGGACCAGTCGCGGGTAACGCGGGCGTCGCTGGCGGTGGATTTGACGCCCTCGGGCGTCATCGGCAGGTCCGACACCAACAACAGTGCCCCGCGGGCGATCTGATTGGCGTGGCCGACGACAAAAATCGTGGCGGTCTCCATGTCGATGGCAATCGGAGTGTACTGCTTCAGGCTCTCGCGGAAGCGGTCGTCGTGCTCCCAGACACGGCGGTTGGTCGTGTAGATCACGCCGGTCCGGTACTCCAGATGCCGGGCGACCAGCTTCTCCGAGACAAACTTGTGGAGCTTAAACGATGGCAGTGCCGGCACCAGCGGCGGCAAGTAGTCGTCGGAGGTCCCCTCGCCGCGGATCGCCCCGATCGGCAGAATGAAGTGGCCGATTTCAGTCGATTCCTTCAGCCCGCCGCACTTGCCCAGGAAGAGCACCGCATTGGGCTCCACCGCCGTGAGCAGGTCCATCACGGTCGCGGCATTGGGTGACCCGATCCCAAAATTTATGATCGTCAGGCCGTGCGTATTGGTCGCCGCCTGCATTGGCCGGTCCTCGCCAAAAATCGGGCATGAGAACCGCTCCGCGAAGTGGCGGACGTAGTTGCCAAAGTTGGTTAGCAGGATGTGCGTGCCAAACATCTCTAGCGGCATGCCCGTATACCGGCTCAACCAGTCTTGCGCGATATCGCGTTTGGTGATCATTGGATTCTTCTCCCGCTGACGTGCGAAATTCGCCGAGCAAGCCTTAAGTCGCTTTGATACAATAACTTAGGTCGCTCGACGAATACTGGCAACCGGAGTCTGTGATCGGCGTTACTCCTGCCAGGCAACGGGGTTACATCCTGCAGTGATCCTGTCCTGTTCCACCTACCCCTTCAATAACGTAGACGCGGAGCTTGCTGAAAATGTCTTGGCTCAATCGTGCGGCGGTTGTTTCGTGTGGTTTGGCCCTCGTGGCCCTCGCCAGCCAGGCGGTTGCCCAGCCAGGACCAGGGGGCCCAGGCGGCCGCGGCGGGTTTGGCCGCGGGATGGGGGGCGTCGGCACACTGCTGATGTCCGACGCCGTCCGCGACGAGATTGCCCTCGATGCCAATCAGCTCGAGGAACTGCAGGCCATGCAGGCAGAAATCCGCGACGAAATGCGGGAACGCATGCAAGGACGCTTCCAAGCCTTCCGCGATATGAGCGAAGAAGATCGACAGACCGCGATGGAGGAAATGCGGGCCGAGATGCAACAAGTTCAGGCCGATGCCGAGAAGCGTATCAGTGGAGTCCTTAAGGCGGGCCAGATGGAACGCCTGAAGCAAATCGAGTTGCAGCAGCAGATGCAGCGGGGCGGCAGCCAGGCGTTGCTGATGGACTCGGTGGCCGAAAAGCTGGGCATCACCCCCGAGCAGCAGGAAGAAATGCGAGCCAAGGCCCAGGAAGAACAGCAGAAGCTGCAGGAGCAGATCCAGAAGCTCACCCAGGAGTCCCGCGAACGGGTGCTGTCGGTGCTGACCGACGCCCAGCGGGCGCAGCTCAAGGAGCTGACCGGCGAGCAATTTGACATGCCCCAGCCTCAGTTTGGGCGGGGGGGTCAGCGTGGAGCCAATGGGCGTCAGCGTGGCCCTGGCGGCCGCCAGCCCGCCCAGGCCGAACTGGAGTAAACCATTGCCGCCGGCCGTAGCCCGTCGAATCGAGTGGTTTGCGGTCGGCAGGCGTCTAAAAGATAATACAGAACGACCGCGGCCTGCCTGCTGGGCCGGCCGCCCCTATCCCCTCCCTATCCCCCTCCCTCCGACCCGCCCTTTCGGCGTCTTCCCATGGACACCGGCGACGTGCTGCTCGAACGCGGACTGCTGACCAGCGATCAGCTCGCGCTGCTACGCGCCGACGCCAACGGCGATCGGCTCGACACCGCCGCCGTTGAGCGGGGCTGGGTCACCGAGGAGCAGACGCTCGGCGCCATCGGCGACCACCTCGGCTTCGACTGCGTCGACCTCGAGAAGGCCGACGTTGACCTGTCGCTGCTGAGCAACTTCCCGCAGCGGATGATCCACCGACACGCCTTGTTCCCGGTGTCGCGGCACAACGGCTCGCTCGTGGTCGCCACCAGCAACCCGTTCGAGCTCTACGCCCTGGACGAGCTCAGCAGCCTGACCGGGTTGGCGGTCGAACCGGTGCTCGCCCCCAGCCGGCAGATCAACGCCCGCATCAAGGCGCACCTGGGCGTCGGCAGCGAAACCGTCGACGGCCTGCTCGCCGCGCGGCAGGACGAGGTGCAGCTGCTCGAGGACCTCGACGACGACGCCGAGCTCTCCGAAGAGGCCCAAGAGGCCTCGGTCGTGCGGCTGGTCAACGAGATCCTGCTCGAGGCAATCGAGGCCCGCGCGTCGGACGTGCACATCGAGGCCCAGGCCGAGGGCGTGCGGATCCGCTACCGGATCGACGGCATCCTGCACTCGCAGCCGGTGCCGCAAGAGATCAGCCACTTCCAGGCCGCGATCATCAGCCGCCTGAAGATCATGGCCCGGATGAACATCGCCGAGAAGCGGCTGCCGCAGGACGGTCGCATAAAGCTGCGGGTGCACGGGCGCGAGGTCGACGTGCGTGTCTCGGTGATCCCAATGCTGCACGGCGAGGGGATCGTCATGCGTATCCTCGACAAGGGCGGCATGGCGTTCTCGCTCGAGCGGCTCAACATGGAGCCCGAGATCTACGCGGAGCTGCAGGAGCTGATCCACCTGCCGCACGGCATCGTGCTGGTGACCGGCCCGACCGGCTCGGGTAAGACCACCACGCTGTACAGCGCGCTGACCGACATCTGCGACGACGAAATCAAGATTATCACCACCGAAGACCCGGTGGAGTATCAGCTGGCGGGCATCAACCAGATCCAGGTGCACCCGAAGATCGGCCTGACGTTCGCAGCGTCGCTCCGCTCGATCCTTCGTCACGACCCGGACGTCGTGCTGGTGGGCGAAATCCGCGACCACGAGACCGCCGAGAACGCGATCCAGGCGTCGCTCACAGGCCACCTGGTGTTCAGCACCCTGCACACCAACGACGCCCCCAGCGCCTACACGCGGCTGATCGACATGGGAGTCGAGCCGTTCCTGGTGGCCAGCACTATCGAGGCGGTCATGGCGCAGCGGCTGGTCCGCCGACTCTGCCCCGAGT contains:
- a CDS encoding AMP nucleosidase codes for the protein MITKRDIAQDWLSRYTGMPLEMFGTHILLTNFGNYVRHFAERFSCPIFGEDRPMQAATNTHGLTIINFGIGSPNAATVMDLLTAVEPNAVLFLGKCGGLKESTEIGHFILPIGAIRGEGTSDDYLPPLVPALPSFKLHKFVSEKLVARHLEYRTGVIYTTNRRVWEHDDRFRESLKQYTPIAIDMETATIFVVGHANQIARGALLLVSDLPMTPEGVKSTASDARVTRDWSDVHLDVGIESLHQIEEQGEEIKHFQY
- a CDS encoding GspE/PulE family protein, translated to MDTGDVLLERGLLTSDQLALLRADANGDRLDTAAVERGWVTEEQTLGAIGDHLGFDCVDLEKADVDLSLLSNFPQRMIHRHALFPVSRHNGSLVVATSNPFELYALDELSSLTGLAVEPVLAPSRQINARIKAHLGVGSETVDGLLAARQDEVQLLEDLDDDAELSEEAQEASVVRLVNEILLEAIEARASDVHIEAQAEGVRIRYRIDGILHSQPVPQEISHFQAAIISRLKIMARMNIAEKRLPQDGRIKLRVHGREVDVRVSVIPMLHGEGIVMRILDKGGMAFSLERLNMEPEIYAELQELIHLPHGIVLVTGPTGSGKTTTLYSALTDICDDEIKIITTEDPVEYQLAGINQIQVHPKIGLTFAASLRSILRHDPDVVLVGEIRDHETAENAIQASLTGHLVFSTLHTNDAPSAYTRLIDMGVEPFLVASTIEAVMAQRLVRRLCPECREPFSPDQSDLPRDFPWEAYKASGQPIFRPKGCRACHEIGFAGRQGIFELCKTTDAVRKLAHDRSSTWDIRKAALADGMQTLRDDAWRKVLKGITTVDEVLRVTKGDTL